A window from Urocitellus parryii isolate mUroPar1 chromosome 1, mUroPar1.hap1, whole genome shotgun sequence encodes these proteins:
- the Gpr151 gene encoding G-protein coupled receptor 151 has translation MEKVMLAAAFANSNSSIMNMSFAYLHFAGGYLPSDSKDWRTIIPALLVAVCLVGFVGNLCVIGILLHSAWKGKPSMIHSLILNLSLADLSLLLFSAPVRATAYSKGVWDLGWFVCKSSDWFIHMCMAAKSLTIVAVAKVCYMYASDPAKQVSVHSCTICSVLVAIWAVASLLPLPEWFFSNTRHHAGVEMCLMDIPAVAEEFMSMFGKLYPLLVFCLPLLLASFYFWRAYSQCKNRGTKTQNFRNQMRSKQLTVMLFSIAITSALLWLPEWIAWLWVWHLKAGGSSPPQGFIALSQVLMFSISSANPLIFLVMLEEFREGLKGLWKWMVTQNPPGASETQETPVGNLEVLPDKIPSPETSASIPKKEKPDSPNSSKEKMEKAEIPVLPDVEQFWHERDTVPSVQDNDPIPWEHEDQETEGCDK, from the coding sequence ATGGAGAAGGTGATGCTGGCAGCTGCCTTTGCCAACTCCAACTCCAGCATCATGAACATGTCCTTTGCTTACCTCCATTTTGCTGGAGGGTACCTGCCCTCTGACTCCAAGGACTGGAGGACCATCATCCCAGCTCTCTTGGTGGCTGTCTGCCTGGTGGGCTTCGTGGGGAACCTGTGTGTGATTGGCATCCTCCTTCACAGTGCTTGGAAGGGAAAGCCATCCATGATTCATTCCCTGATTCTGAACCTCAGCCTGGCTGATCTTTCTCTCCTGCTGTTTTCGGCACCTGTTAGAGCTACAGCATACTCCAAAGGTGTTTGGGATCTAGGCTGGTTTGTCTGTAAGTCGTCTGACTGGTTCATCCACATGTGCATGGCAGCCAAGAGCCTGACAATTGTTGCAGTGGCCAAAGTATGCTACATGTATGCAAGTGACCCAGCCAAACAAGTAAGTGTCCACAGCTGCACCATCTGCTCAGTGCTGGTAGCCATCTGGGCTGTGGCTAGCCTGCTACCCCTGCCAGAATGGTTCTTCAGCAATACCAGGCACCACGCAGGTGTGGAAATGTGCCTCATGGATATACCAGCTGTGGCCGAAGAGTTCATGTCAATGTTTGGTAAGCTCTACCCTCTCCTGGTATTTTGCCTTCCATTACTTCTGGCCAGCTTTTATTTCTGGAGAGCTTACAGTCAATGTAAAAACCGAGGAACTAAGACTCAAAATTTTAGAAACCAGATGCGTTCAAAGCAACTCACAGTGATGCTGTTCAGCATTGCTATCACCTCTGCTCTTCTGTGGCTCCCTGAATGGATAGCATGGCTATGGGTATGGCATCTGAAGGCTGGAGGCTCAAGCCCACCACAGGGTTTCATAGCCCTGTCTCAAGTCctaatgttttccatttcttcagcAAATCCTCTCATTTTTCTAGTGATGTTGGAAGAATTCAGGGAAGGTTTGAAAGGCTTATGGAAATGGATGGTAACCCAAAATCCCCCAGGAGCCTCTGAGACTCAGGAAACACCAGTTGGTAACTTGGAGGTTCTTCCTGACAAGATTCCATCCCCAGAGACCTCAGCATCCATTCCAAAGAAAGAGAAACCCGACTCTCCCAACTCCAgtaaagagaaaatggagaaggcaGAGATTCCAGTCCTCCCTGATGTAGAGCAGTTTTGGCATGAGAGGGACACTGTCCCTTCTGTACAAGACAACGATCCTATCCCCTGGGAACATGAAGATCAAGAGACAGAGGGTTGTGATAAATAA